A window from Cryptomeria japonica chromosome 1, Sugi_1.0, whole genome shotgun sequence encodes these proteins:
- the LOC131858175 gene encoding uncharacterized protein LOC131858175 has translation MTDEFASLFAARAVARISDPAEMILAFDDNEELDEGGGDGGGDDGGDGRGGGRAHQHQITQLTIEHDTEIEQRGRAEELAVSLQRAAADSSTGVIGVDGKIGGSLNGIDGVDGRMGGSSTRVDGVERRMGGSSIGVNGVDRRIGGSSKGMDGVDVRMQGSSTRVNGVEGNMGGSLITVDGVEGRMRGSLIWLDGVEGRMGGSWD, from the exons atgactgacgagtttgcATCACTCTTTGCAGCGCgtgcggtggccaggatatcggatccagcTGAGATGATTTTGGCTTTTGATGACAATGAGGAGTTAGATGAGgggggtggtgatggaggaggagatgatggcgGAGATGgcagaggaggtggccgag CGCATCAGCATCAGATTACTCAGCTGACCATAGAgcatgatactgagatagagcagcggggtcgagcagaggagcttgcagtGAGTTTGCAGAGAGCTGCAGCAG ATTCATCAACTGGGGTCATTGGAGTGGATGGAAAGATAGGAGGTTCATTGAAtgggatagatggagtggatggaaggatgggaggttcttCAACTAGGGTAGATGGAGTGGAAAGAAGGATGGGAGGATCTTCAATTGGGGTCAATGGAGTGGATAGAAGGATAGGAGGCTCTTCAAAGGGGATGGATGGAGTGGATGTAAGGATGCAAGGTTCTTCAACTAGGGTAAATGGAGTGGAAGGAAATATGGGAGGCTCTTTGATTACGGTAGATGGAGTGGaaggaaggatgagaggttctttGATTTGGCTAGATGGAGTGGAAGGAAGGATGGGAGGTTCATGGGATTGA